One region of Sphingomonas abietis genomic DNA includes:
- a CDS encoding DODA-type extradiol aromatic ring-opening family dioxygenase has translation MTQARQPSLYIPHGGGPCFFMDDPRGIWTGMETFLRDLPTLLPARPTAILIVSGHWETEGFAFTAAARPGLLFDYYGFPPHTYQLTYPAPGDPALAAKAAGLLAATGMTTSLDATRGLDHGVFVPLKVAFPDADIPVVEMSTDLRLDPAEHLAAGRALAPLRDEGVLIIGAGMSFHNMRGYGRPASTEPSRQFDSWLAAAATAEAGSRSDALLRWADAPAGRFSHPREEHLLPLMVAAGASDAAGERVYGELVMETAISGFRFA, from the coding sequence ATGACCCAAGCCCGCCAGCCCAGCCTCTATATTCCGCATGGCGGCGGCCCCTGCTTCTTCATGGACGATCCCCGCGGCATCTGGACGGGGATGGAAACCTTCCTGCGGGATCTGCCGACGCTGCTGCCGGCACGGCCGACGGCGATCCTGATCGTATCGGGTCATTGGGAGACGGAGGGCTTCGCCTTCACCGCCGCCGCCCGACCCGGACTGCTGTTCGACTATTACGGCTTTCCACCGCACACCTATCAACTGACCTATCCCGCCCCCGGTGATCCGGCGCTGGCGGCGAAGGCGGCGGGGCTGCTGGCGGCAACGGGCATGACCACCAGCCTCGACGCGACGCGCGGGCTCGATCATGGCGTGTTCGTACCGCTCAAGGTCGCGTTCCCGGATGCCGACATCCCGGTGGTGGAGATGTCGACCGATCTTCGCCTCGATCCCGCCGAGCATCTCGCCGCCGGCCGCGCGCTCGCCCCGTTGCGGGACGAAGGCGTGCTGATCATCGGCGCGGGCATGAGCTTTCACAATATGCGCGGCTACGGGCGCCCCGCATCCACCGAACCCTCGCGACAGTTCGACAGCTGGCTCGCAGCGGCGGCGACGGCCGAAGCGGGGTCGCGATCCGACGCCCTGCTACGCTGGGCCGATGCCCCCGCCGGCCGCTTCTCCCACCCGCGCGAGGAGCATCTGCTGCCGTTGATGGTCGCAGCCGGCGCCAGCGACGCGGCGGGCGAGCGAGTCTATGGCGAACTGGTGATGGAGACGGCGATCTCGGGCTTCCGCTTCGCCTGA
- a CDS encoding GH92 family glycosyl hydrolase, with protein MAPISSRALAAAAFSAITLVLAAPALASPGYDAVDPMIGTSGGGHTYPGASAPFGMVQLSPDTDTSCVIRACYAHAAGYQYGDPTIQGFSHTHFSGAGHSDLGDFLVMPVSGDTVPLEPGDPARPGSGYRSRFDHKTEEAHPGYYAVTLADPGVRAEMTAGTRVGVHRYAFPAGKAAHLVFDLRTSFYNYPGKTLWSSIRLRPDGTVTGCRQTRGWAPDRILCFAMRFSAPLTDHALVSTETDVAYKGFQGPGRGTTDLAELQGRAIVARFDFGALSRPLEAKVAISSVDEAGAIANLDSEPGDFDAIRAKTKAAWEQALGTVDLDAPAAMKTNLYTALYHALLAPSVASDSDGRYRGTDNAVHKAEGFTFHSTFSLWDTFRAEHPLLTIIQPERRNADFIRSLVESQKESPFGILPVWQYQGRETWCMIGYHAVPVIADAYLKGIGGFDPDEALKAMVASATYAPYGGLGDYMKLGYVPIDKEPEAASKTVEYAYDDWTIAQMARKMGKADIAATFAKRAGNWRNGFDAKTGWVRARLSNGQLRAPFDPVSIQYGSDYTEGNAWQYSWFMPQDEGGLIRALGGDAKTVAKLDAMFGYDNSKLDYSSSEDIAGLIGQYIHGNEPSHSVAYLYSYAGQPWRTQERLKQIVDSQYKPTPDGFEGNDDLGQMSAWLMFTGLGFYPVTPGSLQYVIGRPFVDHATLNLPNGRHFAVITEGLGDEHPYVGTVLLNGKPLEKGYITHAEIEAGGELRFVMSATPNKTWATAKADRPFSMSGY; from the coding sequence ATGGCCCCTATATCCTCCCGCGCCCTCGCCGCCGCCGCCTTTTCCGCGATCACGCTGGTCCTCGCCGCGCCGGCGCTCGCGTCGCCGGGTTATGACGCGGTAGATCCGATGATCGGGACCAGCGGCGGCGGCCACACCTATCCCGGCGCCTCCGCGCCGTTCGGCATGGTGCAGTTGTCGCCCGACACCGACACCAGCTGCGTCATCCGCGCCTGCTACGCCCATGCCGCCGGCTACCAATATGGCGACCCGACCATCCAGGGCTTCAGCCACACCCATTTCTCCGGCGCCGGGCATAGCGACCTCGGCGATTTCCTCGTCATGCCGGTTTCGGGCGACACCGTGCCGCTGGAACCCGGCGATCCGGCCAGGCCCGGCTCGGGCTACCGCTCGCGCTTCGACCACAAGACCGAGGAGGCGCATCCCGGCTATTATGCGGTAACGCTCGCCGATCCGGGCGTCCGCGCCGAGATGACGGCCGGCACACGCGTCGGCGTCCATCGCTACGCCTTCCCGGCGGGCAAGGCCGCGCATCTGGTGTTCGATCTGCGGACGTCGTTCTACAATTATCCGGGCAAGACCTTGTGGTCCTCGATCCGGCTGCGGCCGGACGGGACCGTGACCGGCTGCCGCCAGACGCGCGGCTGGGCGCCCGATCGCATCCTCTGCTTCGCGATGCGCTTTTCGGCCCCGCTCACCGATCACGCCTTGGTCAGCACCGAGACCGATGTCGCCTACAAGGGCTTCCAGGGGCCGGGGCGCGGCACGACCGATCTCGCCGAACTCCAGGGACGCGCGATCGTCGCGCGGTTCGATTTCGGCGCCCTGTCCAGGCCGCTGGAGGCCAAGGTCGCGATCTCGTCGGTCGACGAGGCCGGGGCGATCGCCAATCTCGACAGCGAACCCGGCGATTTCGACGCGATCCGCGCGAAGACCAAGGCAGCGTGGGAACAGGCGCTCGGCACCGTCGATCTCGACGCACCGGCGGCGATGAAGACCAATCTCTACACCGCACTCTACCACGCGCTGCTCGCGCCCTCGGTGGCGAGCGACAGCGATGGCCGCTATCGCGGCACCGACAATGCCGTCCACAAGGCCGAGGGCTTCACCTTCCACTCGACCTTCTCGCTGTGGGATACGTTCCGCGCCGAACATCCGCTGCTCACCATCATCCAGCCCGAACGGCGGAATGCGGACTTCATCCGCTCGCTGGTCGAGAGCCAGAAGGAGAGTCCGTTCGGCATCCTGCCCGTCTGGCAATATCAGGGGCGCGAGACCTGGTGCATGATCGGCTATCATGCGGTGCCGGTGATCGCCGACGCCTATCTGAAGGGCATTGGTGGCTTCGATCCGGACGAGGCGCTGAAGGCGATGGTCGCGAGCGCCACCTACGCGCCCTATGGCGGGCTCGGCGACTATATGAAGCTCGGCTACGTGCCGATCGACAAGGAGCCCGAGGCTGCCTCCAAGACGGTCGAATATGCCTATGACGACTGGACCATCGCGCAGATGGCCAGGAAGATGGGCAAGGCCGACATCGCGGCGACCTTCGCGAAGCGTGCCGGCAACTGGCGCAACGGCTTCGACGCCAAGACCGGCTGGGTCCGCGCGCGCCTGTCCAACGGCCAGCTCCGCGCGCCCTTCGATCCGGTCTCGATCCAGTACGGCTCCGACTATACCGAGGGCAATGCGTGGCAATATAGCTGGTTCATGCCGCAGGACGAAGGCGGCCTGATCCGCGCGCTGGGCGGCGATGCCAAGACCGTCGCCAAGCTCGACGCGATGTTCGGCTACGACAACAGCAAGCTCGATTATTCGTCGTCGGAGGACATTGCCGGGCTGATCGGACAATATATCCACGGCAACGAGCCGAGCCACTCGGTCGCCTATCTCTACAGCTATGCCGGCCAGCCGTGGCGGACGCAGGAGCGGCTCAAGCAGATCGTCGACAGCCAGTACAAGCCGACGCCGGACGGGTTCGAGGGCAATGACGATCTCGGCCAGATGTCGGCATGGCTGATGTTCACCGGGCTCGGCTTCTACCCGGTGACGCCGGGCAGCCTCCAATATGTGATCGGCCGCCCGTTCGTGGATCATGCGACGCTGAACCTGCCCAATGGCCGCCATTTTGCCGTGATCACGGAGGGCCTCGGCGACGAGCACCCCTATGTCGGCACGGTGCTGCTCAACGGCAAGCCGCTGGAAAAGGGCTATATTACCCATGCCGAGATCGAAGCGGGCGGCGAGCTGCGCTTCGTCATGTCGGCCACGCCCAACAAGACATGGGCGACGGCCAAGGCGGATCGGCCCTTCTCGATGAGCGGCTATTGA
- a CDS encoding carbohydrate porin: protein MTSMRISLALIAGAVALVPVAGRAGDTAPLLPNWLAVHGQATFVLQGTPGFSSPYAGTNSLTPHQRKETIDATLFVGVRPWKGAEIWINPEMDQGFGLSNTLGVAGFPSAEAYKVGKKHPYFRLQRAFLRQTIDLGGETETTEGEANQFAGTHSANRIVVTAGKFGVGDIFDTNKYAHDPRGDFLNWSLVDAGSFDYAADAWGYSTGIAAEWYQGAWALRAGGFNLSKIPNGETLETGFGQYQIDVEVEHRHQIAGHDGAVRVTLFRNRGNFGRFDDALALASATGTAPDTALVRGRRTRLGASINIEQAVTDSIGVFARAGVANGQIEPYDFTDIDRTASAGIAIDGAGWGRKSDTIGIAAVVNGISRTHERYLDAGGIGVLVGDGRLPHPGAEAIGEVDYVWKPVKPLEVSFDYQIVRNPGYNRDRGPANVFAVRVHTAF, encoded by the coding sequence ATGACTTCCATGCGAATCTCCCTCGCGCTGATCGCGGGCGCCGTCGCGCTCGTTCCGGTCGCAGGCCGCGCCGGCGACACCGCGCCGCTGCTGCCCAATTGGCTGGCCGTGCACGGTCAGGCGACCTTCGTGCTGCAAGGGACACCGGGTTTCTCCTCGCCTTATGCCGGCACCAACAGCCTGACGCCCCACCAGCGCAAGGAGACGATCGACGCCACCCTGTTCGTCGGCGTGCGGCCATGGAAGGGCGCCGAAATCTGGATCAACCCGGAGATGGACCAGGGATTCGGCCTGTCCAACACGCTGGGCGTCGCCGGCTTCCCGAGCGCGGAAGCCTATAAGGTCGGCAAGAAGCATCCCTATTTCCGGCTGCAGCGCGCCTTCCTCCGCCAGACCATCGATCTCGGTGGCGAGACCGAGACGACCGAGGGCGAGGCCAACCAGTTCGCGGGGACGCACAGCGCCAACCGGATCGTCGTCACCGCCGGCAAGTTCGGCGTCGGCGACATCTTCGACACCAACAAATATGCCCATGATCCGCGCGGCGATTTCCTGAACTGGTCGCTCGTCGATGCGGGCAGCTTCGATTATGCGGCGGATGCCTGGGGCTACAGCACCGGCATCGCGGCGGAATGGTATCAGGGCGCCTGGGCGTTGCGGGCGGGTGGCTTCAACCTCTCCAAGATTCCCAATGGCGAGACGCTCGAAACCGGGTTCGGCCAGTATCAGATCGATGTCGAGGTCGAGCATCGCCACCAGATCGCCGGGCACGACGGTGCCGTCCGGGTGACGCTGTTCCGCAATCGCGGCAATTTCGGCCGGTTCGACGATGCCCTCGCCCTCGCGTCCGCCACCGGCACGGCGCCCGACACCGCGCTGGTCCGTGGCCGGCGCACCCGGCTCGGCGCGTCGATCAACATCGAGCAGGCCGTCACCGACAGCATCGGCGTCTTCGCCCGGGCGGGTGTCGCCAATGGCCAGATCGAGCCCTATGACTTCACCGACATCGATCGCACCGCCTCGGCCGGCATCGCGATCGATGGCGCCGGCTGGGGTCGCAAGAGCGACACGATCGGCATCGCCGCCGTGGTCAACGGCATCTCCAGGACGCATGAGCGCTATCTCGATGCGGGCGGCATCGGCGTGCTGGTCGGCGACGGCCGCCTGCCCCACCCCGGCGCCGAGGCGATCGGCGAAGTGGACTATGTCTGGAAGCCGGTGAAACCGCTCGAGGTCTCGTTCGACTATCAGATCGTCCGCAACCCCGGCTATAATCGCGACCGGGGACCGGCCAACGTGTTCGCCGTGCGCGTCCACACCGCATTCTGA
- a CDS encoding LysR family transcriptional regulator produces MDNRIGEMETFLAVARGGSFAAAAKALRLTPSAVSRSIARLEARLGTVLIRRTTRALALTAEGEAYRDRVAGVLAEIDAIEASIGRAEEVPRGKLRINASVPFGTVALIPILPRFCAAYPDVTIDLALTDTLVDLVGERADIAIRIGPLRDTRLRAKKLGRSAMVLAASPAYLAQAGIPAHPGELAHHRLLTFSFRRSLDSWPFRIGGRLVQQPVEGAFLGNSGEVVRMMAVAGGGIARLGRFHAAADLAAGRLVPVLDAFNAGDSEDIHALYVGHEPPSLRVRAFLDFLEADLVLAG; encoded by the coding sequence ATGGACAATCGTATCGGCGAGATGGAGACGTTCCTGGCGGTGGCGCGCGGCGGCAGCTTCGCGGCGGCGGCCAAGGCGCTGCGGCTGACGCCATCCGCGGTGAGCCGATCGATCGCCCGGCTGGAGGCGCGGCTCGGCACCGTGCTGATCCGCCGCACGACGCGCGCGCTCGCGCTGACTGCGGAGGGCGAGGCCTATCGCGACCGGGTGGCGGGGGTGCTCGCGGAGATCGACGCGATCGAGGCCAGCATCGGCCGCGCCGAGGAGGTGCCGCGCGGCAAGCTCAGGATCAACGCCTCGGTGCCGTTCGGCACGGTCGCGCTGATCCCGATTCTGCCGCGCTTCTGCGCCGCCTACCCGGACGTGACGATCGATCTGGCGCTAACCGACACGCTGGTCGATCTTGTCGGCGAGCGGGCGGACATCGCGATCCGCATCGGGCCGCTGCGCGACACCAGGCTGCGCGCCAAGAAACTGGGGCGCAGCGCGATGGTGCTGGCGGCGAGCCCCGCTTATCTCGCGCAGGCCGGGATACCCGCTCACCCCGGCGAGCTCGCGCATCACCGCCTGCTCACCTTCAGCTTCCGCCGTTCGCTGGATAGCTGGCCGTTCCGGATCGGCGGCAGGCTGGTGCAGCAGCCGGTCGAGGGCGCGTTCCTCGGCAATTCGGGCGAGGTGGTGCGGATGATGGCGGTGGCCGGCGGCGGCATCGCGCGCCTGGGCCGTTTCCACGCCGCCGCCGATCTCGCCGCCGGGCGGCTGGTGCCGGTGCTCGACGCCTTCAACGCCGGCGACAGCGAGGACATCCATGCGCTCTATGTCGGCCACGAGCCGCCGTCGCTCCGGGTGCGCGCCTTCCTCGATTTCCTCGAGGCGGATCTGGTGCTGGCGGGGTAG